TGCAAATATAGAAGTGAGATTTATTAAGTACAAAACCTTAATCCAAGTCAAATAAATGGTCCAGGCAGGCACTCAGAACAGTAACCAACATGAAAGGACGAATAAACCAGACAATAAACcaataataaacaacacaacaaggaaacaaaataaataaccagactgacatttatttaagtatttgCCACTCTTTcacttggtctctctctctctctctctctctctctctctctctctctctctctctctctctctctctctctctctctctctctattactcCCCCTCTCATCCAGGCACAGTAATTCCTCCTGATTCGACCCTGGTATTTGACATCCTCTTGCTGGATGTGTGGAACAAAGACGACAAAGTAGAGACGCGGATGTTAGAACGGCCGAGGACGTGTCGGCGTGCAGTGCAGGCGAGTGACTTCATCAGGTACCACTACAATGGCTCCCTGCTCAATGGAACCTACTTCCACACCAGGTAGGTCAGACCGGGTGAACGACCACTGTCAAGAGGGAAACTAACTTCTCACAGGTGTACTCGCAGTTATTTGAGTTAATAATAATACGAGTAGAGATATAAGTCCGTAATTCGAAGATAAACTAGTAAACATGCAAAGgtaaaaaaacagaaaacaaatctACATATGACATATCCAACAGGGAATGATATGAAACGAAAAAATGAGGAACTGAAGAGACAACAAATAGAGAGAAAATAGAAGAATAGAGAGAAAGCTTAGAGCTATACAGAAGCAGATGAGACTTTGGGGACATGGGGCATGTGTATAGAGAAAGAACTGGAAACAAGCGATAATACTTAGGAATCTAATGAATTAGATTTGACAAAGGGAAGAGTGGATGTGGTGTGGGCAGGAATGCTGGGGGTTATAGTGCGGTTCATAGACGTGACACCCTTCCCATAGGAGCACCTAATACCCACATGAAGGAAGGATGAGGAAGGGTTCATTTACACTGTTCTGGATTTATTCTACGAAATTTCGGACACTGGTTTCATATAAATTGTTGGATTTATCAGTGCCATACACATTTGTGTTGTTGATCTTTAAgtactgaactgaacacatgAATATATGCataatatatactgtatgtaataTATTCAGTAGTTCCTCATTAAAGATTGTTagtgtgagtgttgttctgAGTTTTATTATGTCCTGTAGCCAGCAGAGGAGCAGCACGTATGACACGTACGTGGGGCGGGGCGACCTGATCAGGGGGCTGGACGAGGGACTGTTGGGCATGTGTATCGGGGAGAAACGCTCCATCATCATCCCTCCTTTTCTGGCCTATGGTGACAAAGGACACGGTATCCCCCTCACAtccccctcacatccactgTACATACTTAAGCACTCAACAGTAAAGCAGTCAAGTGTTCttaaatttacattttaagtaGCAAGTTATTGAAACACCTTGCCGGTGCAGCTTGGACACATCGTCAGTGATGAACCCAGGATCATTGGGTGTTTCGGGTCTTAAATCATCAGACACCCTCACCTGGGCGACCCAACCGGGGGTGATCAGTCCCTGGTTTGTGTCCAAGCAGCATGCTACTCCATTCTTCTCCCCTCTTGATCCACAGCCACCTGGAGGCTTTTTCTGCTGCCTCACTGATGTTTTTTGTGGCTCTCCTCTCAGCCAACCCTCTAATGCCAAGGAGCTTGAATGCCCGGTGCACAAATTGCCCTATAAAACCCCTGCAGCCCACCTCAATCGGCTCACAGCGGGCCCGTCAGCCACTTTCTCTGCACATCTCTACCAGCTCCAGGTATTTTGCCTTCTTTCATTCATGAGCCTCCTCCATCCTTTCCTCCCAGGGAACTGTAAGCTCCAGCAGCACTACTTGCTTAGAGGACTCCGATGTTAGGACCAAATCGGGCCTAAGTCGTGTTTTTGCAATCTGCTCTGGGAACTTCAGCTGCTGCCCAAGGTCCACTTTTAATTTCCAGTCATTAGCTGAGGATAGTAGCCCAGTTGGGGACTTGTGTGCCACTTGGGGTTTTTCTCCTGCCCTGATGAAGGTGATGTTATGCCTTCCTGGGAGCTGGAATTTTGTTTGCTGAATTCTGGTGCAGATGGTTTCTGATACTGCCTTAAGCACCTGGTCATGACGCCAGGTGTACCTCCCTTCTCCCAGGGCTTTTGGGCAGCAGCTTAGGATGTGTTCCAGGGAGCCTCGACCATGGCAAAGTGAACACAATGGTTTTTCTGCTAATACCCAGCAATGGAGATTGGTTGGACTTGGAAGGACATCGTACACTGACTGGATCAAGAACTTGAGTCGTGCAGGCTCTGACTTCCAAAGCTCTGTCCAGGTGATCTTCCGTGCAGATGCATTCTCCCAGTTAATCCATGCTCCTTGCTGGCGCATGCCCACCATCCTGCTACGGcgttcctcctccacccctgctCGGATCTCTGATTGGATCATCTGGCGTCTTTCTTTCCCCTGGGCTTTTTCGTAGCATGGTCGTGTGAAGCTGCCTAGCCCAGCCCGCCCAACTGCCACTGTGCCAACCAAGATGCCATGCCTCAGTCTTTCTTCAGCCTGTTCCACTGCCTCCTGTGCCTTCCACTTCCTCAGCAGAGTCTCTATAAAGCAGCACCTCCATGGCTCTTGTGACCTTAAACTCCTCTACCAGACCAGAAAAAGGGAGTTGCAGCTTGTTGGAGTTCCCATACAGAGAAACTCTGCTTAGGCTCTTCGGCAGACCTAGCCACCTTCTCAGGTACTGGCTGATGTTGCGCTCAAAGCCCTCTACCATGGTTGTGGGAACCTCATACACCAACAATGGCCACAGAAGTCTTGGCAGGATACCATGTTGGTATATCCATGCCTTGATCTTCCCTGGAAGACCTGATTTATTTACTGCTGATAGCCATCTTTCCAACTCCGCATGTGTGGATTGGACTGCTACCTCGTCTTTCAGAGTGTTATCGTAGATCTTCCCTAGACTCTTGATGGGTTTCTCAGTCACTGATGGAATAAGGACTCCATCCAAGTAGAAGCGATACTTCTCCACCACTTTACCTTTCCTCAGGACCAGAGACCTGGATTTTGCAGGCTTAAACATCATTCTTGCCCATGTGATAATCCTTTCCAGACCCTGCAGAAGCCAGCGGCATCCTGTCACTGTTGTTGCTGTGACTGTGAGATCATCCATGAAGGCCCTAATCGGAGGCTGGCGCATGCCTGATTTGGACAGGGGGCCCCTACATTCCACTTCGCTGATATGGCACTGGTACAACCTGTGATAATGCCTTTCTCAAGTCGATGCCATGCTGATGTTACTGACTCAGAGGTGAATCTCAAACTAAACCTGCTGTAATAGTCCCATATGAGTTTGTTGATCTTCTCTGGTATGTGGTGAGCTGTCAAAGCTGTTGACACAAGCTTGTGCGGGATGGATCCATAGGCATTAGCCAGGTCGAGCCAAATGACTGCCAGGTCCCCTCGGTTTTCCCTTGCCTCCCGTATCAGATGAGTGACCACTCCTGTGTGTTCTAAACAACCTGGCATGCCTGGGACTCCTCCCTTCTGTACTGATGTGTCAATGTAAGAATTCTTAAGGAGGTACTCAGCCAGCCTGTTTGCCAGAACCTTGAAGAAGATCTTGCATTCAACATTGAGCAGGGAGATGGTGCGGAACTGTGAGATGTTACTTGCATTCTCCTCCTTATGTATCCAGACACCTTCAGCATACCTCCACTGCTTGGCAACTCTTCCCCTCCGCCATACTACCTCGATGAGTCTCcacagccttacgaggagtctaGGGCAATGTTTGTATACTTTATATGGCACACCGCTCGGTCCTGGAGCTGCACTGGCCCGAGCCATTCTCACTGTGTCCCTGACTTCTGCCAGGGTGGGTTCCTTGATGTTGAACTGGGTGGAGGGTTCTGGAGGTATAAGCAGCTCTCTACAGGGGGgcaggtcttcctctctcctaCTGTGGCTATATGAGTTCTGGAGGTGTAGGTTCATCTCATCTTCTGGACAGGACAAGGTTCCAATCCGCTTCTGTCCTAGCAGCTGCTTAGTGACTCTAAAGTAAGTAGTGATATGGAAGGTTGCTATATTAATATATTAGGGTAATATATTAGATATACCTGTTGTGTATATGCACCCTGTGGCTGCACCCTTCAGTACCTCATAAACAGTGCACACCCTGCAGTCACCCCTAAACTACTGCTAACCAAATGACCATATTATCCAGGTGAATGCTCTCTAGATACTGTATCAAGATAAGGTACAAGATTAAGATCTCTACATGCATTTTATGAGCAAAAATGTTAAATTGATCCAGATCTAAAAATTGCAGGTCATGCTGAACTACAGGGATCATATGTCATTGTTTATTCAGGGTCAAAGGTTCCACCATATGCAACAGTTATCTACGAGGTGCTGATGGTAGACGTGTTTAACGTGAAGGATGATATAAAGGTGGAGGTGCAGGAGTCTCCACTCCCCTGTAAGAGAAGAACTCAGGTGGGCGATTACGTCCGCTACCACTACAACGGCACATTCCAGGATGGGACCCACTTTGACTCCAGGTTAGCCAATCAGATCCGTGCTTTCCAGAGGAGGCATAATCATTGTGATGTGTCTAACAGCAACTGTTCATATGGTATGTGTCCTCACTGCTGTATTCTTTCATGTACAACAAAGACAGTATTTGCTACCTGTGGCTACATGTTAACCTGCTTATATTAAAGGCCGCATTTCCTGAACTCAAGCGTGAGAGAATTGTGTTCTCTGACTCCAGCTATTGCTAATTAGAGTTCTTCATCATCCACCCAGTGCCAGTTTCTAAACTGCACGCTCTATGCCCAAAATAAGTGTATTCCTATTATGAAAACATATGGCAGGAATATTTGTGCTGGGGGTTTTCATGTAGATAATGCTGCTGATTCTACATATTCGGAGTTCATGTGAATCCTTTGAAGTTCTCTCGATATTTCTCAGCTTAATAACCGTGTCATGTTCATGTTCAAGTATATCACAGAGATTATTGGTGCCCTACATGCAGTTGTCACTATTATCATTTCCATTTTGTAATGCAAGTTCAGATAAACTGACTACCCTTCAGGTTGCCGTGGTTAAACCTTTACTTCAGTTTACCTTTACAGCATTTTCCACAGTAATTTTAGACCAGTATCTTAAAGTCTCATTCTTATAGTAACTGCAAAGGTAAATAGAAGTGTTCATGTTTTCACAAATTTAACCAAACACTGACACAGTACAGTTTAGAGCCAAACCTAAAACTTTGTAATGTGTTGTATTTGATTAGTTACAAAGCAAGTAAAATACTCACAAAtactcttatatatatatatatataagaaccATGTGAGTTCAGGTTCCACCTCTGGTCTCTTCCCTCTGTGCACACACAGCTACCAGCGCAACAGCACATATGACACGTTCATCGGCATGGGCTACGTGATCCCTGGGATGGACCAGGCACtccagggagtgtgtgtgggcgagAGGAGAAGAGTCACTGTGCCTCCGCATTTTGCTTATGGAGAAAATGGAACAGGTGGTGTATTATATATATCGTTCCTGGTACAAAACACTCCAGGGTcgaaacacacacaagcacacattcaCTTTTCTCATGTGATCTTACATTGTATTGCAGGCAACCTCATTCCAGGTTCTGCGGTGCTTGTCTTTGATGTCCACATTGTTGACTTCCACAACCCAAAGGACTTGGTGGACATTACGGTGATCCACAAACCACAGGGGTGCAACCTCACCAGTGCTGCTAATGACCTGATTCTGTACCACTACAACTGCTCACTGCTGGATGGCACACGGCTGTATACCACGTGGGTGCCCCCTCGGACGATCATCTCACACACAGAATAGGAGCCTCGCTGTGACATTTCTTTGATTTGTAGATATGCCCATACTGTATGCTGAGGACAGGATAATAACCTTCATTTACTGACCTACAGTGTATACTCGGTACTAAGCCTTACTCTACAGTATTTACCCAGAACTAATGTTCATCACAGCTGTAATCATCACATTGGTCATAATGCTGTTATAACCTGTGCCAGTAAACATATCAGTGAAAGAGGCTTTAATGTAGTAAAAATTCATTTGTTGtattgcttgacacaataacaCTAAAAGCTGAAGTGCTGAGCTGGAATTCATGTGAAGTGTTAAGCAACAGCTACAAAAATGCATTAACACAGTGAAAACGCGTTATAATGAATCGTTACTTGCTTCTAGGGACGATTCCACCCAGCCTTCGCGGACGACCCTGGGTCAGGGGAAGGTGATCGCAGGGTTGGACCAGGGGCTGCAGGGCATGTGTGTGGGGGAAAGAAGAGACGTGATAGTCCCCCCTCACCTGGGTCATGGATACAATGGAGGTGACACTTCATAACAGAACACACAAAGTACCTTCTCCCAGCCCAATGCCCTCCTATTGAGGCTTTATGAATTATGAGGCTTATTAAACCTACCATATGCATTTGTTGTAAAAGCAGGAAGAACAGTCACATGAAATTTTAAGTTCTCTCATGAAAGAGACTCAAACACTCTAGTAAACAACAGTAGTTCTgtgatctgtctgtctgtgtgtcctgcaggTTCAGGAGTGCCCGGAAGTGCTGTGCTCCTGTTTGAGCTGGAGCTCTTGGAGCTGCATAAGGGTGTTCCTGAGGGCTACCTGTTTGTGTGGCTGGAAGACAGCCCAGAGCCTCTGTTTCCTGCTATGGACTTGAACCACGACCAAGAGGTTCCCTTACAGGAGGTAGGTCCACTCACACATTCATGATGTTACCAGTGTGTGAGCACGATATATTTATTCATCAAACAGAGAACAAGAACTCAAGAAACAAGCAAGTGTTAGTAAGAAAACAAGCActcttccctttctctctcccttttcctcTCCATCCATCAACCTCTCTGTATCTccactctccctccatctctagTTTATTGCTTTTATAAAGCTGCAGGTGGCAGAGGGCAAAGGTCGTTTGCACCCAGGGATGGACAGTGACACAATCATTCGAGACATGTTCTCCAATCAGGACCGCAATGCTGATGGCAAAATCACAGCTGATGAGCTGAAACTCCAGACAGACGAGGGGGAAGTCCCAGCACACGAGGAGCTCTGAGAGACACTGATTAGCTAATGAAGCGTTCTACCTGGACAGAGGAAACTGATGAGACACTAACTCATCTCTCACCTGCTTGGACTATTAGACACTTATCAGTCTTTGGAGGAGCTGGTATGAGAGGGATTATACAGCATGTAAGAAGTCACCAGAAAGACAGGAGCCTTAATCAGCATTCCAGATTGAcatttataaacacacacagagattatAACTTGATACTCTTTTCTCCTTTAATTACACATTTATGCAAAAATGAGTAAAACCAACCAAAAATTTTAAATTTCTTCAGTGATCGTTTCCTCAGTGTCCATTTTCTTTTCCATCTTACACTCAGCAGATAACGCTGACAGTAAACAGACTGTTGTTTCCATTATTGTCTTGGGACGCTTGTAAGCATAACGAGGCCACTGTGAAAACTTTGCACAACTGATGCAAAAGCAACTGGAACTCGTAAgaggtgaagaaaaaaaaatgttgatcATCTTTGTGTGATGGAGAGGACCAGATTCCACTAAGAAGATCAATGACTGGGCACTGCACCATAATATTATTACTAAAAAGAAcaattaaatgttttatatgtttaaaaaaataaacagcaaCAGGAGTAAAGCTTTCATGCTTGCAGTGTGGACAGACTTGCAGTGTGGACTCTCTCAGACTGCTTGCTTTAGGCATCCCAAGCAATTTATCATTCATCAGCTTCACTTATGCCCCCAGATACTGAAATATAAACACTTGTGATAATTTGCTAAATTGGATTTGCTAAATTTGATCttatataattaataattatataaataatcatattattataattataaagtCAAACAGCAGGATGCCTTGAGAGAAAGTATCAGGActaatttaaagattaaatgCACTAGGCCAGgggtcaccaaatggcggactgtggtccggatccggacccgaacgccgtcctgtccggacccaatcacattcccgattaactggatacggacccaaatgccgagtgttacgttcgacaccccccaaccccccccccccctgctcaacaacttatgttcgtcgccccccccctccccacgctcaacaacttacgttcgccaccgccgacccggacctcaggtcagacctatctgccaaaattggaccgcggaaagatataattgattacccctgcactAGGCCTATAATATTTGGTCTTCCATTTTGAAATACTATTTAGTGCAATACAGGTGCTTTGTGTTTTGTTACATATGCACTCAAGAAGACTAATTCTTATTTTGGGTTAAGTTGTAATACTTCTTTTAACTTTTGTTGCACTAGAACAGTCACTAGAAACTTGACATGGCACTTATGTCTGTTGTGTTAGCAGTATGCTTATGAGAATCTGTGCCTTATTTACAAGTTGCGTTGAATAAACATTTTTGgtaaggcaaggcaagttttttttatacagcacctttcatatacactggcaattcaaagtgctataaagaaaagaaaagcttATTACGACCAAAGGTCCATCACCTTTATTGCCAACAAAATATAATACATCAAAGTTAAAATCAACATTTTAAAGGAATAAAAATtctttaaaatataattaaataatgaatttgaagaaataaaatacaaattaatAGATTATTAAGATGAATtaataattaaagaaaataagtaaAAGATAAATACAACAGGCTACATTTTCAGTTCCTACAAAACAAAAACTATCCAAAAGCCATTCAAAATAAGTAAGTTTTCATCTTACATATAGCATTGGAGCTCTTATAATATCCTCTGACAGCTGGTTCAATTTACGAACACCATAATAGCTAAACGCTGTCTCTCCGTGCTTAGATTTAACCTTGGGCAGGACTAACAGATCAGTTCCCAGTGACCTAAGAATCCTGCACGGCTCATAGCTCTGCAGCATATCAGATACATACACGTACACCATTAAGTGATTTATAGACCAGTATAAGACCATACCTTCTATCCTGTCTAAATCTTCACTGTCTTTTTTGGGAGTCCTGTTAGGAGGCCATTACAATAATCAATCCTGctagagacaaaagcatggataCACTTCTTAGATGTTTTCGTCAAGAAATCTCTGATCTTATTGATGTTCTTAGGATGATAAAACGCTGACTTAGTTACTGATTTTTTGTGACTGCTAAAACTGAGATTAGTATTTTAGTATACGTAGGTTAGGAGCTAACTCTTTGGAGTTTAGAGTTTTCGAGTACAAGTAGGCAGCTAGTCTGTGCCTTTCATTGCCATTACCAAATATAGTACTGTAATCTGTTTTCCATTGTTCAACTGCAGAAAGTTTTTACTCATCCAGTTAGTGTTGTTCTCAAAGCACTTGCAAATAGTTACAGTAGATGTCTGGTGAAAGGGCTAAGTAGAGCTCACAATAAATGTTAGTGAGGCAATCCTACACTCAAAAAACAGACAATTCAACAACAGAATCAGCTTAGTCTGATGCAGATCAGTTTTATAGCCAATTTCATTTTAATTTCAAAACATTAAACCAGTATGCAATACAGAATATTTCTTCAATTTCATCAagtcaaagttcagactctgtCTGAAAGTTAGCTATATCTTCACCAAACATTCTTTAAAAAGTGCCTATTTAAACCATTTAAAATTCAAACAAAAGGAGTGTATATAAAATATTTCACTCTTAATGTTCCATGTCTTTTGCTCAGGGCAGTGAGACACGTAGATTCTCCGCAGGACGATAATGAGACAGGTACAGTTCCAGAACAATGAAAGGACGAACAGTGATCCATGACACTGCAGTCCCAGGTTTTTACTGTGCACTTGTGAGGTACTGCAGGATGGCGTTGGGTACATCCATGGTCTCATCTCTCTCCAGCACAATGTCATAAGAGTCCAGATATGATTGCTTCCCTTCCTCTACCTAAACACAAAAAAGCATTCAGTTATTAGCCCAGGAACCCGGAGGTGTGTGGAGCAGTTTAAGCAACTGTTGACTTCTGGGGAACTggatgtgtgggagtgtgtgtttgcgtttgtgtgtatgtatttgccTTATCGTTGAGGTATCCTATCTTCAGGATGTTCTGCAGGTCCTGAACCCCATCAGCCATCGTAAGGTCTCCCAGTGAATCTCCCAATAGCAGCACGTTGTGACGGCTCTTGAGCTCCTGGAAGTGCCCCGAGTTCAACAGCGCCCCCTCTCGCTTATTATAGACATGAATCAGCTCTCCCTTAAAATCCTGCAATACACCCTACAAACAAGACAATAATACACTTTAcaaacacaccctacatacaatacaatacaacagATACTTAACATCTGTTCAATGTGTTCAATACACATAAACATAGGTCCCTGCACCCTGCACAAACATCACAGTTAAGTTTACCATTCTTTGTTAACCATGGTCTATTTAATCTaaactcaccagccactttattaggtacacctgtccaaacgcaaatgttgaatcaacaactcaatgcatttaggcatgtagaccaagacgatctgctgcagttcaaaccgagcatcagaatggtgatttaagtgactttgaacatggcatggttgttggtgaaTTTCAGAAActactgatctactgggatttcacacaaccatctctatggtttacagagaatggtctgaaaaagagaaaatatccagtgagcagcagttctgtgggcgcacaatgccttgatgccagaggtcagaggagaatggccagactggtttgagctgatagaacggtaACAATAACTCAAATATAACCAGTCGTTATAACATGTTGAACCTtaaggcggatgggctacagcagcagaagaccacacagggttgcactcctgtcagctatgaacaggaaactgaggctacaattggCACAggttcaccaaaattggacaatagaagattggaaacaCGTTGCCTGGTCTCATGaatctcgatttctgctgcgacattttcggatgcagtggcgcaaaaagggggtatgcagcgaatgcgacgcataggggcgctgcactagagggggcgccaaatcgatgcaagaaaattatttgccgagttggtggggggtgggggtggagtgcgccgatagtatgtttgcatacacctcagaaagaatgtagttgcaaccctgttcggatggtagggtcagaatttaacatcaacaacatgaaagcatggatccatcttgtcttgtatcaacggttcaggctggtggtggtgcaatggtgtgggggatattttcctggcacactttgggcccattagtaccaactgagcatcgtgtcaacgccacagcctacctgagtattgttgctgaccatgtccatccctttatgaccacagtgtacccatcttctgatggctacttccagcaggataatgtgccatgtcataaagcacaaatcatctcacacaggtttcttgaacacgacaatga
This Brachyhypopomus gauderio isolate BG-103 chromosome 6, BGAUD_0.2, whole genome shotgun sequence DNA region includes the following protein-coding sequences:
- the fkbp10a gene encoding peptidyl-prolyl cis-trans isomerase FKBP10 isoform X1; translation: MELNYAVTFLCVWCAYVGSKSRILQDVIIDRYSLPTFCPREVEIGDYVRYHYTGTFTDGRKFDSTFDKGAPFIGQVGFEGKVIPGLDKGVQGMCVNERRKITIPPHLAYGVTGAGTVIPPDSTLVFDILLLDVWNKDDKVETRMLERPRTCRRAVQASDFIRYHYNGSLLNGTYFHTSQQRSSTYDTYVGRGDLIRGLDEGLLGMCIGEKRSIIIPPFLAYGDKGHGSKVPPYATVIYEVLMVDVFNVKDDIKVEVQESPLPCKRRTQVGDYVRYHYNGTFQDGTHFDSSYQRNSTYDTFIGMGYVIPGMDQALQGVCVGERRRVTVPPHFAYGENGTGNLIPGSAVLVFDVHIVDFHNPKDLVDITVIHKPQGCNLTSAANDLILYHYNCSLLDGTRLYTTDDSTQPSRTTLGQGKVIAGLDQGLQGMCVGERRDVIVPPHLGHGYNGGSGVPGSAVLLFELELLELHKGVPEGYLFVWLEDSPEPLFPAMDLNHDQEVPLQEFIAFIKLQVAEGKGRLHPGMDSDTIIRDMFSNQDRNADGKITADELKLQTDEGEVPAHEEL
- the fkbp10a gene encoding peptidyl-prolyl cis-trans isomerase FKBP10 isoform X2; this translates as MCVNERRKITIPPHLAYGVTGAGTVIPPDSTLVFDILLLDVWNKDDKVETRMLERPRTCRRAVQASDFIRYHYNGSLLNGTYFHTSQQRSSTYDTYVGRGDLIRGLDEGLLGMCIGEKRSIIIPPFLAYGDKGHGSKVPPYATVIYEVLMVDVFNVKDDIKVEVQESPLPCKRRTQVGDYVRYHYNGTFQDGTHFDSSYQRNSTYDTFIGMGYVIPGMDQALQGVCVGERRRVTVPPHFAYGENGTGNLIPGSAVLVFDVHIVDFHNPKDLVDITVIHKPQGCNLTSAANDLILYHYNCSLLDGTRLYTTDDSTQPSRTTLGQGKVIAGLDQGLQGMCVGERRDVIVPPHLGHGYNGGSGVPGSAVLLFELELLELHKGVPEGYLFVWLEDSPEPLFPAMDLNHDQEVPLQEFIAFIKLQVAEGKGRLHPGMDSDTIIRDMFSNQDRNADGKITADELKLQTDEGEVPAHEEL